A section of the Spirosoma pollinicola genome encodes:
- a CDS encoding RluA family pseudouridine synthase, protein MNKKPFQVVYEDNHLLIVNKDPGILVQGDRTGDTTLLDVLKDYVKEKYNKPGEVFLGLVHRLDRPVSGLVVFARTSKALERMNEIFRKRQVQKTYWAVVRRKPPKDADKLVGWITKDEQKNQVTVHDFEVPKSQKAELSYRVLGKINEHYLLEVNPITGRPHQIRSQLAHMGCPIRGDIKYGYDRAVADKKIYLHARRLYFLHPIKQVGAPDRPIICKAGLPNDPFWEEFLELDTEIYNDKNLDFTFE, encoded by the coding sequence ATGAATAAAAAGCCATTTCAGGTGGTTTACGAAGACAACCACCTGCTCATTGTCAATAAAGATCCGGGTATTTTAGTACAGGGCGATCGCACCGGCGACACCACGCTACTGGATGTCCTGAAAGACTACGTCAAAGAGAAATACAATAAACCAGGGGAAGTTTTCTTAGGACTGGTTCATCGTCTCGACCGTCCTGTTAGCGGTCTGGTCGTTTTTGCCCGTACATCGAAAGCACTGGAACGCATGAACGAAATCTTTCGGAAGCGTCAGGTACAAAAAACCTATTGGGCCGTTGTTCGGCGGAAACCACCAAAAGATGCCGATAAACTCGTTGGCTGGATTACTAAGGATGAACAAAAAAATCAGGTAACGGTCCACGACTTCGAGGTTCCTAAGTCGCAGAAGGCTGAACTATCCTATCGGGTACTTGGTAAAATCAACGAACACTATTTACTGGAAGTAAATCCTATTACAGGACGTCCTCACCAGATTCGGTCGCAGTTGGCCCACATGGGTTGCCCAATCCGGGGCGATATCAAGTATGGTTATGACCGGGCAGTTGCCGACAAGAAAATTTACCTGCACGCCCGGCGGTTGTATTTTCTCCACCCGATCAAGCAAGTTGGTGCGCCAGATCGGCCCATCATTTGCAAAGCGGGTCTACCCAACGATCCTTTCTGGGAAGAATTTTTGGAGTTAGATACAGAAATCTATAATGACAAGAATCTGGATTTCACATTTGAATAA
- the panB gene encoding 3-methyl-2-oxobutanoate hydroxymethyltransferase: MSVHNPDIKRVTTHTIQELKNKGEKISALTAYDHAMAQVVDAAGVELILVGDSASNVMAGHETTLPITLDQMIYHASSVVRGVKRALVVVDLPFGSYQGNSTEALRSAIRIMKESGAHAVKMEGGLEIKESIVRILSAGVPVMGHLGLTPQSIYKFGTYAVRAKEDAEAQKLIDDAHMLEAIGCFAVVLEKIPAALTKTVSKSISIPTIGIGAGPDADGQILVIHDLLGITNEFKPRFLRRYADLHKVMTEAIAHYVDDVKTNDFPNEKEAY, encoded by the coding sequence ATGTCTGTACATAATCCTGACATCAAGCGAGTTACTACGCATACTATTCAGGAACTGAAAAATAAAGGCGAGAAAATCTCTGCCCTAACAGCCTACGACCACGCTATGGCCCAGGTTGTGGATGCAGCCGGGGTCGAACTAATTCTGGTTGGCGACTCGGCCTCAAACGTCATGGCGGGCCATGAAACAACGCTGCCCATTACGCTCGACCAAATGATTTATCATGCCAGTTCGGTCGTGCGGGGAGTTAAACGAGCGTTGGTGGTTGTCGATTTGCCGTTTGGCTCCTACCAGGGTAACTCGACAGAGGCCCTTCGGTCGGCTATTCGAATCATGAAAGAATCGGGCGCCCATGCTGTAAAAATGGAAGGTGGTCTGGAAATTAAAGAATCCATCGTGCGTATACTAAGCGCCGGCGTTCCTGTAATGGGGCACCTTGGCCTGACGCCCCAATCCATTTACAAGTTTGGCACATACGCCGTTCGTGCCAAAGAAGATGCCGAAGCACAGAAATTAATCGACGATGCTCACATGCTGGAGGCTATTGGCTGTTTTGCGGTCGTGCTCGAAAAAATTCCGGCAGCACTCACCAAAACGGTGTCGAAGAGCATTAGCATTCCAACAATCGGAATTGGCGCAGGTCCGGATGCCGATGGCCAGATTCTGGTTATCCATGATCTGCTAGGCATTACAAATGAATTTAAACCACGCTTCCTGCGTCGGTATGCCGATCTGCATAAGGTTATGACTGAGGCCATTGCCCATTATGTAGATGATGTGAAAACCAACGACTTTCCGAACGAGAAAGAAGCGTATTGA
- a CDS encoding murein hydrolase activator EnvC family protein, giving the protein MHPTIFHVLHLIRWPVCSLVLLSCLCLTESVLAQQPVTNRQALEKEKKQNLEKMGQIRTILKQTASEKQAGLGQLKALDQQIQTQSKQIGLLNKDLRLTESEIAELRQASNTLTKDLNKLRAEYGSMIYAADKRRQQVNPLGFLFAADNFNQLVARYRYLRQYSDARLSQVRQMNNVKTMLQGKQQATLRKRQEQKNTIGAKVNETKSLETLKVVKNQVVKELSQKESELKTELDESRRSVAQLEALIKRLILREAKERADREARERADRDRIARTEAARKAAERKRAEAAIAAAEKAGEKPTPADVAKVERPVERETEPAEPAARKPDERRNNNLNDEEAALASSFTGARARLPWPVTKGFISDHFGRKAHPVLKGIYVENQGIDIQTNAGEGVRSVYDGIVQDVANMPGMNNVVAIQHGDYFTVYAKLRSVSVRVGQRVKARESIGTVATDKNGVSEIQFQIWKEFTKLNPESWLMQR; this is encoded by the coding sequence ATGCACCCTACGATTTTCCACGTTCTCCACCTTATTCGTTGGCCGGTTTGCAGCTTGGTTCTACTAAGTTGTCTGTGCCTGACAGAATCTGTACTGGCGCAGCAACCGGTAACCAACAGGCAGGCTTTGGAGAAAGAAAAGAAACAAAACCTGGAGAAAATGGGCCAGATTCGAACGATTCTCAAGCAAACAGCATCGGAGAAACAAGCGGGTCTGGGTCAGCTAAAAGCGTTAGACCAGCAGATTCAGACGCAATCGAAACAAATTGGCTTGCTCAATAAAGACCTCCGGTTAACCGAATCCGAAATTGCCGAACTCCGGCAGGCAAGTAACACACTGACCAAAGACCTCAATAAACTTCGGGCCGAATATGGCTCCATGATTTATGCAGCCGACAAACGACGGCAGCAGGTAAACCCACTGGGCTTTTTGTTTGCTGCCGATAACTTCAATCAACTTGTTGCCCGATATCGGTACTTACGCCAGTACTCAGATGCCCGCTTAAGCCAGGTACGGCAGATGAACAATGTTAAAACAATGTTGCAGGGCAAGCAACAGGCGACTTTACGGAAACGGCAGGAACAGAAAAATACAATTGGGGCCAAAGTAAACGAGACAAAAAGCCTCGAAACGCTGAAAGTTGTCAAAAATCAGGTTGTTAAAGAATTAAGCCAGAAAGAATCGGAACTTAAAACCGAGTTGGACGAGAGCCGCCGGTCGGTGGCTCAACTGGAAGCTTTAATTAAACGGTTGATTCTGCGCGAAGCCAAAGAGCGTGCTGACCGCGAGGCCCGCGAACGAGCCGACCGCGACCGGATTGCCCGGACCGAAGCAGCGCGCAAAGCCGCCGAACGTAAACGCGCCGAAGCCGCTATCGCTGCGGCCGAGAAAGCTGGTGAAAAACCCACCCCCGCCGATGTCGCGAAAGTAGAGCGTCCTGTAGAACGGGAAACCGAACCGGCTGAGCCAGCTGCCAGAAAGCCCGACGAACGCAGGAATAATAACCTGAATGATGAAGAAGCGGCTCTGGCTTCATCATTCACGGGTGCGCGGGCACGCCTGCCCTGGCCGGTAACAAAGGGATTTATCTCTGATCACTTTGGCCGGAAAGCTCACCCTGTTCTGAAGGGTATATACGTTGAAAACCAGGGTATTGATATCCAAACTAATGCGGGCGAGGGCGTACGATCCGTTTATGACGGTATTGTGCAGGACGTAGCTAATATGCCTGGCATGAACAATGTTGTAGCGATTCAGCATGGTGACTATTTCACGGTATATGCCAAGCTCCGCAGCGTATCGGTTCGGGTTGGCCAGCGCGTGAAGGCCCGCGAATCCATTGGCACCGTAGCAACCGACAAAAACGGTGTATCAGAAATCCAGTTCCAGATCTGGAAAGAGTTCACCAAGCTCAACCCCGAGTCGTGGCTCATGCAACGATAA
- a CDS encoding DUF4292 domain-containing protein: MTKHLFVAFLLGVILSSEGCRRHHMSHSTGQNPVSPTPIDSTLATRPALPADSVSVVSPAPARPGIEEARTNVAEIDFRYLTAKSKISFKSRDQDIDNANVNIRVRKDSLIWLSVSKLGIEAVRGLITRDSIIIIDKIHREYSVHDFPALSKQFNFNMNFELLQALIVGNLPLPKRPAQKIKNERDYLLLRQSEGKVLVENYIGEQDRKLKKLMVTEQPTKNTLRLDYEDFSSLNNFLFPYTSLVTVDYKSQADGQFYQTLLRIKHNKVELVEKNPGFPFTIPSNYTRRP, translated from the coding sequence ATGACTAAACACCTGTTCGTTGCGTTTCTGTTGGGCGTGATTCTAAGTTCGGAAGGTTGCCGACGACATCATATGTCGCACAGCACAGGACAAAATCCGGTTTCTCCCACCCCTATAGATTCGACCCTTGCTACCCGTCCGGCATTACCCGCCGATTCTGTTTCTGTAGTTTCCCCGGCGCCAGCCCGGCCCGGTATCGAAGAAGCCCGCACCAACGTAGCCGAAATTGATTTTCGCTATTTGACGGCCAAGTCGAAGATTTCATTTAAAAGTCGCGATCAGGATATTGACAATGCCAATGTCAATATCCGGGTTCGGAAAGACAGTTTGATATGGTTATCGGTTTCCAAGCTGGGCATTGAGGCCGTTCGCGGATTGATCACCCGCGATTCAATTATTATTATTGATAAGATACACCGGGAATACTCCGTTCATGATTTTCCGGCCTTGAGCAAGCAGTTCAATTTCAATATGAACTTCGAACTACTCCAAGCCCTCATTGTTGGAAACCTTCCCTTACCTAAACGGCCGGCGCAAAAAATCAAAAACGAGCGGGATTACTTATTACTACGCCAAAGTGAGGGTAAGGTGCTAGTCGAAAATTACATTGGCGAACAAGATCGGAAACTAAAAAAATTGATGGTAACCGAGCAGCCGACGAAAAATACGTTGCGACTTGACTATGAGGACTTTAGCTCACTCAACAACTTCCTGTTTCCTTACACTAGTTTAGTAACGGTCGATTATAAGTCGCAGGCGGATGGGCAATTTTACCAGACATTACTGCGTATCAAGCATAATAAAGTTGAGTTAGTTGAAAAAAACCCGGGCTTCCCGTTCACTATTCCGTCTAACTACACCCGTCGACCTTAA
- a CDS encoding tetratricopeptide repeat protein — translation MISLSLSYKSRRLFIGLMGSLGLLLWLMALPVSAQRKRDKAEAAVEKPNSASTTTARIDEETQFTEGVRYLMTDEPTKAITQFAKVLQKDPNNAAAQYSTASAYLKSGKTAEAIPFATKAHSLDVNNKFYSLLLAELYVKQKRYGEAEQLYEALLKKGPENAEYGVELAAIYLFNDKPDKALDAYTKVERDMGLNEEITRQKQRIYLKQNKIDKAVEEAEKLVASEPSDPDYLLEGAELLIANDRTDQAINWIDRALKLSSDLPQAHVLLADIYRKKGDMDRVSKELNQVLANPNLEAGLKARILSSYMGMTGSNATAQKDALGMAQNLAKTSPNDPKTQVMLADLLMQQGKKTESRDAYAKAARLDGSIYEVWSALLQLDLELNQVDSLLAHSDKALEVFPTQGLFWYFNGSANLYKRKYQQAVDAFEESQKLLATSANNELKRGIDAQLGDAYNGLGDHAKSDEAYEAVLKVDPLNDHVLNNYSYFLSLRKENLPRALQLAQKLVERNPTNATYLDTYAWVLYISKDYAKAKQYLEKALADPANVSGTIIEHYGDALYQLGEHDKAMEQWKQAKTKGGASPDLDKKIASGKM, via the coding sequence ATGATATCATTATCTCTATCATACAAAAGCCGTCGGCTATTCATTGGGCTAATGGGTAGTTTGGGGCTGTTGCTTTGGCTTATGGCCTTGCCCGTTTCTGCCCAACGCAAACGCGATAAAGCTGAGGCAGCGGTAGAAAAGCCGAACTCCGCTTCGACAACAACAGCCCGTATTGACGAAGAAACCCAGTTTACGGAGGGCGTTCGGTATTTGATGACCGATGAGCCGACAAAAGCCATTACGCAGTTTGCCAAAGTGCTGCAAAAAGATCCCAACAACGCAGCGGCTCAGTATTCAACAGCCAGCGCCTATCTGAAAAGCGGTAAAACAGCCGAGGCCATTCCCTTTGCAACAAAAGCACATTCACTGGATGTCAACAACAAGTTTTATTCCCTGCTCCTGGCCGAATTATATGTCAAACAAAAACGCTATGGTGAGGCCGAACAGCTTTATGAAGCCCTGCTAAAAAAAGGGCCTGAAAATGCGGAATATGGCGTTGAGCTAGCCGCGATTTACCTATTCAACGACAAGCCCGACAAAGCACTCGACGCCTATACTAAAGTAGAGCGTGATATGGGTCTGAATGAAGAGATTACCCGCCAGAAACAGCGCATCTACCTCAAACAAAATAAGATTGACAAAGCCGTTGAGGAGGCCGAAAAATTAGTGGCGTCAGAACCCTCCGACCCCGACTACCTGCTCGAAGGTGCCGAGTTGCTCATTGCCAATGACCGAACCGATCAGGCCATTAACTGGATTGACCGGGCACTTAAATTGAGTTCCGACTTACCCCAGGCCCATGTATTGCTGGCCGACATTTATCGCAAAAAAGGTGATATGGATCGCGTAAGTAAAGAACTGAATCAGGTATTGGCAAACCCAAATCTCGAAGCAGGACTAAAAGCCCGAATCCTCTCCAGCTACATGGGTATGACTGGCTCAAACGCTACGGCTCAAAAGGATGCACTGGGTATGGCGCAGAATTTAGCGAAAACGTCGCCAAATGACCCAAAAACGCAGGTTATGCTGGCCGATTTGCTGATGCAGCAAGGCAAAAAAACCGAATCCCGTGATGCCTACGCTAAAGCGGCCCGTTTAGATGGATCCATTTACGAAGTCTGGAGCGCCTTGTTACAACTGGATCTCGAATTAAATCAGGTCGATAGTTTATTGGCTCACTCAGACAAGGCACTGGAGGTTTTCCCGACACAGGGGTTATTCTGGTATTTCAATGGATCGGCCAACCTCTACAAACGCAAATACCAGCAAGCGGTCGACGCCTTTGAAGAAAGCCAGAAACTACTGGCGACAAGCGCAAATAATGAATTAAAAAGGGGCATTGATGCGCAGTTGGGCGACGCCTACAACGGATTAGGCGATCACGCCAAATCAGATGAAGCTTATGAGGCTGTACTGAAAGTCGATCCATTGAACGACCACGTTCTGAACAATTACAGCTATTTCCTGTCCTTACGAAAGGAGAATTTACCGCGTGCCCTGCAACTGGCGCAGAAACTTGTTGAACGGAATCCAACCAATGCTACTTACCTGGATACCTACGCCTGGGTACTATATATCTCGAAAGATTACGCGAAAGCGAAACAGTATCTGGAAAAAGCCCTGGCCGATCCGGCGAATGTGAGCGGAACAATTATAGAACACTATGGCGATGCGCTCTATCAGCTTGGTGAACATGACAAAGCCATGGAGCAGTGGAAGCAGGCGAAAACCAAGGGTGGTGCCAGCCCCGATCTGGACAAAAAAATAGCCTCTGGCAAAATGTAA
- a CDS encoding Ohr family peroxiredoxin yields METLYTATVSNVGGREGDVKSLDGILEMDVKRPVEMHGEGGAPNPEMLFAAAYSSCYNGALMAVAERRKVILPTHAVEVSISLNKDGNNMFLSGKITVKAPGMDHDELQQLAETAHAVCPYSKAVKGNMDMKIEVMV; encoded by the coding sequence ATGGAAACCCTGTATACAGCAACCGTCAGCAATGTCGGCGGACGCGAAGGCGATGTTAAATCGCTTGACGGTATTTTAGAAATGGATGTGAAACGCCCCGTAGAAATGCATGGCGAAGGTGGGGCTCCTAACCCCGAAATGCTATTTGCAGCGGCTTATAGTTCGTGTTATAATGGCGCCTTGATGGCGGTTGCCGAGCGCCGGAAAGTTATACTCCCAACCCACGCTGTGGAAGTGAGCATTTCGCTCAATAAAGATGGAAACAATATGTTTCTCTCGGGGAAAATTACCGTGAAAGCACCCGGCATGGATCATGACGAGCTTCAACAGTTAGCCGAAACTGCTCATGCCGTTTGCCCGTATTCCAAAGCCGTAAAGGGAAATATGGATATGAAAATTGAGGTGATGGTGTAA
- a CDS encoding Dabb family protein has product MFVHTVFFWLRHPESQDDHQALRAGLEGLKSIADISTAYVGTPADTRRPVIDHSYDFSLTLVFADRAAHDAYQVHSGHLAFVDKCAHLWERVQIYDAVS; this is encoded by the coding sequence ATGTTTGTTCATACTGTTTTTTTCTGGCTTCGTCATCCCGAGAGCCAGGACGATCACCAGGCTTTACGCGCTGGACTGGAAGGTCTTAAGTCGATAGCCGACATTTCAACTGCCTACGTGGGTACGCCCGCCGATACACGTCGGCCAGTTATTGACCACAGTTACGATTTCTCGTTAACGCTGGTTTTTGCCGACAGAGCCGCTCATGATGCCTATCAGGTGCATTCGGGCCATTTGGCCTTTGTCGATAAGTGCGCGCACCTCTGGGAACGGGTGCAGATTTATGATGCCGTGAGCTAG
- a CDS encoding S41 family peptidase, whose product MEGDINATNKPGGHEVDGRRNQIQNDKMTVRIPMLLGITLAGGMLIGATFFGGAKSMNNIGKGYAKYREILQLIENNYVDSVNTDELVDYSITKMLEKLDPHTAYMNPQDAIAARSQLEGGFDGIGVEFNIYKDTVYVVTPLAGGPSESVGIQSGDKIIKVDGKSLTTGGKIENSSVFKALRGKRGTDVRLTILRKGDKEAKDFTVTRDRIPTYSVDAAYMIDAKTGYLKINRFSETTYDEFKTALASLKSKGMTQLMLDLRNNPGGYMDRATNIADEFISGNKLLVYTDGKDNRYDRKTMARIDGQFEEGPLVVLVDEGSASASEIVSGALQDHDRALIAGRRSFGKGLVQMPVQLADGSELRLTISRYYTPSGRSIQKPYVPGQEGDYEKDLELRSKRGEYYIADSIKNDPKLKFKTDGGRIVYGGGGITPDYFIPRDSSWQTPYLIQLYGKNIIREFAMEYANDNRKKLEKMPFDEFDRTVTFNDEQMSRLVKDATAEGIKFNEKDYNRSKNYLRNQLKALVARSVYQKNNKGGQNNEFFRVIGQTDDTYQKALKLFDRANKLEHGAMTYNQK is encoded by the coding sequence ATGGAAGGAGATATCAACGCTACGAATAAACCCGGCGGTCATGAAGTTGATGGGCGCAGAAATCAAATTCAAAACGATAAAATGACGGTCCGAATTCCTATGTTACTGGGCATCACCCTGGCTGGTGGAATGCTGATTGGCGCCACGTTTTTTGGCGGTGCCAAAAGCATGAATAACATAGGGAAAGGGTATGCCAAATACCGCGAGATTCTTCAGTTGATCGAAAATAATTATGTGGATTCGGTCAATACCGACGAGCTGGTTGATTATTCGATTACGAAAATGCTCGAAAAGCTTGACCCGCACACAGCTTATATGAACCCCCAGGATGCTATTGCGGCCCGGTCGCAGCTGGAAGGTGGCTTCGATGGGATTGGGGTCGAATTCAACATCTACAAAGATACCGTATATGTGGTGACGCCACTGGCGGGCGGACCATCAGAATCGGTAGGTATCCAGAGTGGCGATAAAATTATTAAGGTCGATGGGAAGTCCTTAACGACGGGAGGGAAGATCGAGAACAGTTCTGTTTTTAAGGCGCTCCGTGGTAAACGCGGTACCGATGTTCGGTTAACCATTTTGCGAAAAGGGGATAAAGAGGCTAAAGACTTTACCGTTACCCGCGACCGCATTCCGACTTATTCTGTCGATGCGGCTTATATGATCGACGCAAAAACGGGCTACCTCAAAATCAACCGCTTCTCCGAAACCACTTACGACGAGTTCAAAACCGCGCTGGCGTCGCTCAAGTCGAAGGGCATGACCCAGCTTATGCTCGACCTCCGCAACAACCCCGGCGGGTATATGGACCGCGCAACCAACATTGCTGATGAGTTCATTTCTGGGAATAAACTACTTGTCTATACTGATGGCAAAGACAACAGGTATGACCGTAAAACGATGGCCCGTATCGACGGCCAGTTTGAGGAAGGCCCGCTTGTGGTGCTGGTAGACGAAGGCAGCGCGTCGGCCTCGGAAATTGTATCGGGAGCACTACAGGATCACGACCGGGCTCTGATTGCGGGTCGGCGGTCGTTTGGGAAGGGACTGGTGCAAATGCCGGTGCAACTTGCCGATGGCTCTGAGCTACGGCTCACTATTTCGCGCTACTACACACCCAGTGGCCGGAGTATTCAGAAACCGTATGTGCCGGGTCAGGAAGGAGATTATGAAAAAGATCTCGAACTACGTTCGAAACGGGGTGAATATTACATTGCCGATTCTATCAAAAACGATCCTAAGCTCAAGTTCAAAACCGATGGCGGCCGGATTGTGTATGGCGGTGGTGGCATTACGCCCGACTATTTCATTCCGCGAGATTCCAGCTGGCAGACGCCTTATCTGATCCAGCTTTACGGCAAAAATATCATCCGTGAGTTTGCGATGGAATATGCGAATGACAACCGGAAGAAACTGGAGAAAATGCCGTTTGATGAATTTGATCGCACGGTTACGTTCAATGATGAGCAGATGAGCCGCCTGGTGAAAGACGCAACGGCTGAAGGAATCAAGTTTAACGAGAAGGACTACAATCGCTCGAAAAACTACCTCCGTAATCAGCTGAAGGCATTAGTGGCGCGGTCCGTTTATCAGAAAAATAACAAGGGCGGTCAGAACAACGAGTTCTTCCGTGTTATCGGTCAAACCGACGATACTTATCAAAAAGCGTTGAAACTCTTCGACCGAGCTAATAAGCTTGAACACGGAGCAATGACATATAATCAGAAGTAG
- the accD gene encoding acetyl-CoA carboxylase, carboxyltransferase subunit beta yields the protein MSWFVRKDKGIQTPTEMKREAPDGLWYQCPNCKKVMNTREHKLNAYTCVHCNYHEKIGSDAYFSILFDENEFTELDASMHSADPLKFVDTKAYPDRVKATIAKTGLQDAVRTTYGPMHGLTVTVAVMDFNFIGGSMGSVVGEKIARAIDHAIANKTPFLMVSKSGGARMMEAGFSLMQMAKTSAKLALLDKAKLPYVSLLTDPTTGGVTASYAMLGDFNIAEPEALIGFAGPRVIRETIGKDLPKGFQSAEFVLDHGFLDFIVDRKDLKDKLVSLFRMLL from the coding sequence ATGTCTTGGTTCGTCCGAAAAGATAAGGGTATTCAAACCCCAACCGAAATGAAACGGGAAGCTCCCGACGGGTTGTGGTATCAATGTCCGAATTGTAAAAAAGTAATGAATACGCGGGAGCACAAACTCAATGCTTATACGTGTGTTCATTGCAATTACCACGAAAAAATAGGCTCCGATGCCTATTTTTCTATCCTGTTCGATGAGAATGAATTTACCGAGCTGGATGCCAGTATGCATTCTGCTGATCCGCTCAAATTTGTCGATACAAAAGCCTATCCAGACCGTGTAAAAGCGACTATCGCCAAAACCGGTTTGCAGGATGCCGTTCGGACGACTTATGGCCCGATGCACGGCCTGACAGTAACGGTAGCTGTGATGGATTTTAACTTCATTGGTGGGTCGATGGGCTCTGTAGTGGGCGAGAAGATTGCCCGTGCTATTGATCATGCCATCGCCAATAAAACGCCGTTTTTGATGGTTTCCAAATCGGGGGGTGCCCGCATGATGGAAGCCGGATTTTCGCTCATGCAAATGGCAAAAACATCGGCAAAATTAGCCCTGTTGGATAAAGCCAAGCTGCCTTATGTATCGTTGCTGACCGATCCAACAACGGGTGGCGTTACGGCTTCGTATGCTATGCTGGGCGATTTTAACATTGCCGAACCCGAAGCGCTGATCGGCTTTGCCGGACCGCGCGTCATCCGCGAAACCATTGGTAAAGATCTGCCGAAAGGTTTTCAGAGTGCTGAGTTTGTTCTTGACCACGGCTTTCTGGACTTCATCGTTGACCGGAAAGATTTGAAAGATAAACTTGTGAGTCTGTTTAGAATGTTGTTGTAG
- a CDS encoding radical SAM protein: MRLVSHPVLCNYYLTYRCNATCSFCDIWERPSPYVTLDNARQNLLDLKKLGVRVVDFTGGEPLLHRQLPELLQEAKSLGLITTVTTNALLYPKQAERLRGLVDMLHFSLDSPVADEHDKSRGVKCFDKVMESIAIARSLGERPDILFTIFEHNVDKIRQMHEEICLPNDLVLILNPVFEYNAVETGDRLSEDALQQMSWWGKQKNVYLNDAFIQLRRDGGNHINDPICRAASTTIVISPENKLVLPCYHLGLKDFAVNNNLYNLYRSDEVQKLVALEGRLPACEGCAINCYMQPSFAVEVNKYFWRALPSTLKYNWVKGTWKQLL; this comes from the coding sequence ATGCGCCTTGTCTCCCATCCTGTTCTGTGCAATTACTATTTGACTTATCGCTGCAATGCGACCTGTAGTTTTTGCGATATATGGGAGCGGCCCTCGCCTTATGTTACGCTCGACAATGCCCGTCAGAACCTGCTGGATCTTAAAAAACTAGGCGTACGGGTGGTTGATTTTACGGGTGGGGAACCACTGCTACACCGCCAGCTTCCCGAACTGCTTCAGGAAGCCAAAAGCCTCGGCCTGATCACGACCGTTACGACCAACGCGCTCCTGTATCCTAAACAGGCTGAACGACTGCGTGGGTTGGTCGATATGCTACACTTCTCACTCGATTCACCCGTGGCCGACGAACATGACAAATCGCGGGGTGTAAAGTGCTTTGATAAGGTGATGGAGTCGATAGCCATTGCCCGAAGTCTTGGTGAGCGCCCCGATATCTTGTTCACAATTTTTGAACACAATGTAGATAAAATCAGGCAGATGCACGAAGAAATTTGTCTGCCCAATGATCTTGTTCTAATTCTGAATCCGGTATTCGAGTACAACGCCGTTGAAACCGGCGACCGATTGTCGGAAGATGCCCTCCAACAAATGTCGTGGTGGGGGAAACAGAAGAACGTGTATCTGAACGATGCTTTTATTCAGCTTCGGCGTGATGGCGGCAACCACATTAACGACCCCATTTGTCGAGCTGCCAGCACAACCATCGTTATCTCTCCTGAAAACAAGCTCGTGTTGCCCTGTTATCATCTGGGCCTGAAAGATTTCGCTGTCAATAATAATCTGTACAATCTCTACCGCTCCGATGAGGTACAGAAATTAGTGGCGCTGGAGGGGCGCTTGCCTGCCTGCGAAGGATGCGCCATAAACTGTTATATGCAGCCGTCTTTTGCTGTAGAGGTAAATAAATATTTCTGGCGCGCCTTACCCAGTACGCTCAAATACAATTGGGTGAAAGGCACCTGGAAACAGTTGCTGTAG